In the Danio rerio strain Tuebingen ecotype United States chromosome 8, GRCz12tu, whole genome shotgun sequence genome, one interval contains:
- the lhfpl4b gene encoding LHFPL tetraspan subfamily member 3 protein: protein MQHQSPEVARLYQTEFIRSARAIGVMWAVCTLCFAVIEVVILIQPSWVGTRELHYRGGGPAPPTGTLGLFEVCLETDWPVPECRGSLRTLTPLPAFQSPAVLVCMSLTMVWASVGCLCLFRFCNAATVYKICAWLQLTAGFCLALACVLFPDSWSCAEMRALCGERVSSFSPGNCSVHWAFILAILGVLDAGILATLAFVLGNRQDALLPDNAKDGDVTGLLLAA from the exons ATGCAGCATCAGTCTCCTGAAGTGGCCCGTCTGTATCAGACTGAGTTCATCCGAAGCGCGCGGGCCATCGGTGTGATGTGGGCCGTCTGCACGCTCTGCTTCGCTGTGATCGAAGTGGTCATTCTCATTCAGCCTTCCTGGGTCGGCACACGAGAGCTGCACTATAGAGGAGGAGGACCTGCTCCACCGACTGGGACTCTTGGGCTCTTCGAGGTCTGCCTGGAGACTGATTGGCCCGTTCCAGAATGCCGCGGGTCTCTGCGCACCCTGACGCCTCTACCAGCCTTCCAGTCTCCAGCCGTGCTGGTGTGCATGTCTCTGACCATGGTGTGGGCCAGCGTGGGCTGCCTGTGTCTCTTCAGATTTTGCAACGCCGCCACGGTCTACAAGATCTGTGCCTGGCTGCAGCTCACAGCAG GTTTCTGCCTGGCTCTGGCGTGTGTGTTGTTTCCAGACTCGTGGTCGTGTGCTGAAATGCGGGCTCTGTGCGGGGAGCGGGTCAGTAGTTTCTCCCCAGGAAACTGCTCTGTGCACTGGGCCTTTATTCTGGCTATACTGGGTGTTCTGGACGCTGGGATTCTGGCCACACTGGCCTTTGTGTTGGGGAATCGCCAAGATGCCCTACTGCCAGACAATGCCAAGGACGGGGACG TGACTGGCTTGTTACTGGCAGCATAA